CCGGTTACGTTGGTGCCGGCGCGGTCCAAGGTGACGTGTAGATCGTCGTTGATCTGGTCGATCAACGTGTTCAATTCGGCGCTGACCGCGGCATCGGTGGCAAGAACACTGTTCAGCGCCGCATTCATCTTGTCCAACGACTCGAAGGCGGCCAGGGTCACGTGCTCGTGTTCGACGAGATCCGCCAGGGTCGGGTTGTAGCTGTCGGCGGAGACGACTGCTTGATCGAGACGGTAGGGAGTGGCCACGAGGTCGTAGATCCGCGGCGCCAGGTAGAACGCGCCGATCGGGATCAACGTCGCTATCACCGCGGCACGCGCGAGTTTCGTGCCTCGGCTCGTGCTCGTCGCCACGTAGTCGCCACGATCGATCACGGCAATGAGCTCGCTGTGGGGGCTGTTTCGAGCGAGGTCCTTCCGTAGACGGTCATCTTCACCGTAGTGCCTCGACACCTGTGTCATCACTTGACTCCTGTAAGGAGTGCGAAGGTCCGCAGTGTGCTGACGGTGTGGGTCAGCAAGCCCTTGACCACGAGTTTGCGTGAGAAAATGCTCTTGAGGGCTCGACGTCCGGGTGCGCGGAGAAATCCGATCGGGGCCAAGCCTCCGGTTTTCATCGGCAGTGAAGGAATGTCGTTGAGGTGGTCGTCGACACCGATGAGGATGACGTTCGGTCTGCCGAGGATACCGTTGTACACAGCAGCAGCGTGCTCACCGAAGACGACCGTGCAGGCGCTGTCGGTGGCGGTACTGATGATGGACACGGGCCGCGTCAGTTTGCGGGCTATCGCGATCCGGTCGGGAAAGTTCTCGAGGTTCTGGCTCAGTAGGGTCGCGACGACGGTGGCGATATGGTTGGCGTCCGCGTCGTCGTAGACGATCAGTTCGTAGACGGGGGGCGCTGTGGTTGTCATCGCGGTCCTCTCGATAGGCGAATTCGGATCTCGTCGCGGCCACCGCGGTCACGCGTCATGAATGAAGGCGGAGATGAACGCGAAGTTCCGCCGGGATGCACCGTGGTGATTGACTACGGTGACGCAGCTCGACCGCGGTCGTCAGGGAATAACAGTTGTTCAATGGAGACCGAATAGGTCGGCTTGCACCGAGTCTGGCTTCCGGTGGGCAGCAGCCACCCGCCTCGTGCCGTAACCAGCGTCGGACACGAGGCGGGTGGTGGATGCTCAGGCTAAGGCCAGAGCTTTCAGATCTACTGCAGGATCGGCGCATTCGTCACGAGACAGTGACTTGCCTGCAGCAAGGAGTTTGCGTGCAGCCATGTGGTCACGGGTTCGATTGACCGACTCGACTCCCAGGAGGCGATCCCCGGCGAAACAGAACACCGAGAATGCACCTTCTTCGAGGGATCCGCGCACGACGGTGTTGTCGTATCCGGTGACCAGTCCTGCCATCTGAAGTTTGCTGGCGTACTGCTCGGTCCAGAACCATGGGACGCTCTGGTACGGCAGGTCGTTTCCCACGAGACGATTTGCGACGCAGCGAGCGTGGTCGACGGCGTTCTGAATCGACTCGAGGCGTAAGCGGCCGGTGCCGGCGGTGTTCGGATAGGACGCGCAGTCCCCGATGGCGGAGATCGCTGGGTCCTCGGTCAGGAGGTGAAGGTCGACGACGATACCGTTATCGACAGCAAGGCCGGCACGTTCGGCCAGCTCGGTATTGGGCATTACGCCGATACCAACGACGATGATGTCGGCATCGATCACCTCGCCGGTGGCGATTCGTACGCCTCCGGCACGACCATTCTTCTCGACGATTTCTGTCACGCTGGTATTCAGTCGCCACTGCACTTCGTGCCGGGCGTGTTCGTCGACGAAGAACTTCGAGACGGTTTCACTGACGGCCCGCGCCATCGGGCGGTCGAGGGATTCGACGATGGTGGTCGTGACTCCGCGGGTTCGTGCCGCCGCAGCAACTTCCAAGCCGATGAAGCCTCCCCCGATCACCACGATCGATGTGCACGAGGGCAACGTTGCGGCCAGGGTTTGCGCTTCCGAGAGGGTGCGTAGGTACTGGACGCCCGCAAGGCCGGCGCCCGGCACCGGCAGTGCGCGGTTACGCGTTCCGGTGGCCAGAACCAGGTGGCCGTAACCAACGCGGCTTCCGTCGTCGAGTTCGACCTCGTGCATCTGCCGGTCGATGTCAGTCACCCGACGGGAACAGTGCAGATCGATCCGGTGTGAGGCGAAATAGTCCCGTGGACGTAATGCCACAGACTCGGGATCGGAGTCGCCTTTGAGGTACGCCTTCGACAGCGGCGGTCGTTGGTACGGGACATTCTCCTCGTCACCGAGGATGGTGATATCACCTGTGTACCCCTTCGACCGCAACGACGTTGCGGTTTCGAAGCCCGCCTGTCCGGCGCCGACGATGACCACTGGCTCGCTCATCATCACACCTGGGTTTCGGGAAGGTGCACAATCAACCCGTCGAGATCGTCGGTGACCGGAATCTGACATGACAGTCGACTCTCAGCGGTACGTTCGCACACCGTGTCGTCAAGCATTTCGTCTTCTTCGTCGGACACAGGTGGCAGGCGGTCCGCCCAGGCCGAGTCGATGTAGACATGGCAAG
This window of the Rhodococcus pyridinivorans genome carries:
- a CDS encoding NAD(P)/FAD-dependent oxidoreductase; this translates as MSEPVVIVGAGQAGFETATSLRSKGYTGDITILGDEENVPYQRPPLSKAYLKGDSDPESVALRPRDYFASHRIDLHCSRRVTDIDRQMHEVELDDGSRVGYGHLVLATGTRNRALPVPGAGLAGVQYLRTLSEAQTLAATLPSCTSIVVIGGGFIGLEVAAAARTRGVTTTIVESLDRPMARAVSETVSKFFVDEHARHEVQWRLNTSVTEIVEKNGRAGGVRIATGEVIDADIIVVGIGVMPNTELAERAGLAVDNGIVVDLHLLTEDPAISAIGDCASYPNTAGTGRLRLESIQNAVDHARCVANRLVGNDLPYQSVPWFWTEQYASKLQMAGLVTGYDNTVVRGSLEEGAFSVFCFAGDRLLGVESVNRTRDHMAARKLLAAGKSLSRDECADPAVDLKALALA
- a CDS encoding 2Fe-2S iron-sulfur cluster-binding protein, which gives rise to MPSLTYVHPDGTKQSVEVPAGKRIMQAAIGAGIDGIVAECGGQAMCATCHVYIDSAWADRLPPVSDEEDEMLDDTVCERTAESRLSCQIPVTDDLDGLIVHLPETQV